One stretch of Pirellulales bacterium DNA includes these proteins:
- a CDS encoding glycine zipper domain-containing protein, giving the protein MHRNFTLGLVALITVAAVGCQTNTETGALAGGGIGAVVGGIIGHQFHSTAAGAAIGAGAGALTGAAIGNQVDKDEARNRALIERQLGRPMPGAVSVDDAIAMTRAGVAEPIIIDHVNAVGVLRPLTTEDIIYLQRNGVSPRVVQTMQHPAMQPPPMVVQQGPPPPVVVEDPYYYRPYYHPWYYRRPPPPPGIGVTIVP; this is encoded by the coding sequence ATGCATCGCAATTTCACGCTCGGCTTGGTCGCATTGATCACGGTCGCGGCCGTCGGCTGCCAGACCAATACCGAAACCGGCGCTCTCGCAGGCGGCGGAATCGGGGCGGTCGTCGGCGGTATCATCGGCCATCAATTCCATAGCACCGCCGCCGGCGCCGCAATCGGCGCCGGAGCCGGCGCCCTCACCGGCGCGGCCATCGGCAACCAAGTCGATAAAGACGAAGCCCGCAATCGGGCTCTCATCGAACGGCAGCTCGGCCGGCCGATGCCCGGGGCCGTCTCGGTCGACGACGCCATTGCCATGACTCGGGCCGGCGTCGCCGAACCAATAATCATCGATCACGTCAACGCCGTGGGCGTGCTCCGTCCGCTCACGACCGAAGACATCATCTATTTGCAGCGCAACGGCGTCAGCCCGCGCGTGGTGCAAACGATGCAGCATCCCGCCATGCAGCCGCCGCCGATGGTCGTGCAGCAAGGCCCGCCGCCGCCGGTCGTGGTCGAAGACCCCTATTACTACCGGCCGTATTATCATCCCTGGTACTACCGCCGCCCGCCGCCGCCGCCCGGCATCGGCGTAACGATCGTACCGTAG